A window from Nitrospirota bacterium encodes these proteins:
- a CDS encoding TolC family protein: MSATLTRWWTGVRFSSLAVLIFFSTVIPLYPDTLPAADDPATSAVQSGPSIRLSLDEALALFLKQNLDLLIAKFGVEYARGQQITATLFPNPVFSVSTAGSFAKNQFGERSNLTRSGQVYPQIQQLFEMAGKRGYRIESAGFGMQSAEANFEDAIRQLGFTVKDTYYRVQLAQRRLALAEENRDRFSRILEINTIRFKKGYIAEVDLIRIRLQFIDFQSQVIQFVQEADSARADLRQLLRLSPAVRLELTTELEFHRIDPDIDKLRMLALEARPDLRAKRHLQAQRMADLKLARAYRYPDVTLGGGYAVQGPTGPDLQQQAMMSVGVPLPLFNRNQGGIMQAEVAVQTAEADLNKTINQVENQVDVAYRNLVQSRRLVEAYLGGILEDARATFTIVERAYERGGATILDLLDAARTSRTIQQNYIEALFNYQRNLFQLESAVGQEITS; encoded by the coding sequence TTGTCTGCAACCCTGACCCGTTGGTGGACCGGAGTCCGGTTCTCGTCCCTTGCCGTTTTGATCTTCTTCAGCACAGTCATTCCGTTGTACCCGGACACGCTGCCCGCTGCGGATGACCCGGCAACATCCGCCGTTCAGTCCGGCCCGTCGATACGGCTGAGCCTCGATGAGGCGTTGGCTTTGTTCCTGAAACAAAACCTCGACCTTCTCATCGCCAAATTCGGCGTCGAGTACGCCAGGGGACAGCAGATCACGGCCACCCTGTTCCCGAACCCTGTGTTCTCGGTTTCGACCGCGGGCTCGTTTGCAAAGAATCAGTTCGGCGAACGCTCCAACCTGACCCGCAGCGGCCAGGTCTATCCGCAGATCCAGCAACTCTTCGAGATGGCCGGTAAGCGAGGCTACCGGATCGAGAGCGCCGGGTTCGGGATGCAGTCGGCCGAAGCGAATTTTGAGGACGCGATCCGCCAACTCGGTTTCACGGTGAAGGATACCTATTACCGGGTGCAATTGGCCCAGCGGCGGCTGGCCCTGGCGGAAGAGAACCGCGACCGGTTTTCGCGCATTCTCGAAATCAATACCATTCGGTTCAAGAAAGGGTACATCGCGGAAGTCGATTTGATCCGCATCCGCCTCCAGTTCATCGATTTTCAATCGCAGGTCATCCAGTTTGTCCAGGAGGCGGACTCGGCCCGCGCCGATCTGCGTCAATTGCTCAGGCTTTCGCCGGCCGTCCGGCTCGAGTTGACGACGGAGTTGGAGTTCCATCGAATCGATCCGGATATCGATAAATTGCGGATGTTGGCTCTGGAAGCAAGGCCGGATCTCAGGGCGAAACGCCATCTTCAGGCTCAGCGCATGGCCGATTTGAAATTGGCCAGGGCGTACCGCTACCCGGATGTGACCCTCGGGGGCGGATACGCGGTCCAGGGACCGACGGGCCCGGATTTGCAACAACAGGCGATGATGAGCGTCGGCGTGCCGCTCCCGCTGTTCAACCGCAACCAGGGCGGTATCATGCAGGCCGAGGTCGCGGTGCAGACGGCGGAAGCGGATCTCAACAAGACGATCAATCAGGTGGAAAATCAGGTGGATGTCGCCTACCGGAACCTGGTGCAAAGCCGGCGCCTGGTGGAAGCGTACCTGGGCGGCATTTTGGAGGATGCGCGCGCCACCTTCACGATCGTCGAACGGGCCTACGAACGGGGAGGTGCGACCATTCTCGACCTGCTGGACGCGGCCCGGACGTCGCGGACCATTCAGCAGAACTATATCGAGGCGCTGTTCAATTATCAGCGCAACCTGTTTCAGCTCGAGAGCGCGGTCGGGCAGGAGATCACGTCGTGA
- a CDS encoding MoaD/ThiS family protein: MIKVRIPTPLRPLTKGQGEVEAKAATIAEMIEHLNTTHPGLKDRLCDETGELRRFVNIYVNEEDIRFLNGKNTSLKDGDEVSIVPAIAGGR, translated from the coding sequence ATGATCAAAGTCCGCATTCCGACTCCCCTACGGCCGCTGACCAAGGGACAGGGCGAGGTTGAAGCCAAGGCCGCGACGATCGCGGAGATGATCGAGCACCTGAACACGACGCATCCCGGCTTGAAAGACCGTCTCTGCGACGAGACGGGGGAACTGCGCCGGTTCGTCAATATCTACGTCAACGAAGAGGACATCCGCTTCCTGAACGGCAAGAACACCTCGCTCAAGGACGGCGATGAGGTGTCGATCGTCCCCGCCATCGCGGGAGGGCGTTGA
- the def gene encoding peptide deformylase has protein sequence MARLKIAKLGNPVLRKIAAPVDPADIRSSSFQHFIDDMFETMYEAEGIGLAAPQVSRSQQLVVMECPGEGGFPKTVLINPTILYYGPNQIENWEGCLSIDGLRGKVTRPSMVRVKGLDRYGAPVDFEASGLYAVCIQHELDHLIGKLFLDRMTDLSTLTQLEEFDHYWRKETAAVI, from the coding sequence ATGGCTCGGTTGAAAATCGCCAAGCTTGGCAACCCGGTTCTCAGAAAGATCGCGGCTCCGGTCGATCCCGCCGACATTCGGTCATCGTCGTTCCAACACTTCATCGACGACATGTTCGAGACCATGTACGAGGCGGAAGGCATCGGGCTTGCGGCCCCGCAGGTGTCCCGTTCGCAACAACTGGTGGTTATGGAATGTCCGGGCGAAGGCGGGTTCCCCAAGACCGTGCTGATTAACCCGACGATTCTCTACTACGGACCCAATCAGATCGAGAACTGGGAGGGATGCTTGAGCATCGACGGGTTGAGAGGCAAAGTGACCAGGCCGTCGATGGTGCGGGTGAAGGGGTTGGACCGGTACGGCGCTCCGGTCGACTTCGAGGCGTCCGGCCTGTACGCGGTCTGCATCCAGCACGAACTCGATCACCTGATCGGCAAGCTCTTCCTCGACCGCATGACCGATCTGTCGACGCTCACCCAGTTGGAGGAGTTCGACCATTACTGGAGAAAAGAAACCGCAGCCGTCATCTAG
- a CDS encoding HEAT repeat domain-containing protein, producing MKAGMRLLAAVLIGAASMWGGARAVWAGGNVPPIVPVQIPYEAPPKLETAPDTSVPQNTEPLSQEELQRAEALLPLLEGKQEFWAMGEFVHLGEPVVPVLVKALTMSGPRLRYNAIETLSMLKATAAVPALLETAKQPNEMPRIREHALRVAVRLDPSQAPVAIELMAKDQNPTIRKAAAFESRYVRQKAVVPVLISLLSDEERFVAISAIHSLWLLTRHESEMHNWEASTQQERQEWAQEWIDWWNASQETFELPEPRRPKGASPQG from the coding sequence ATGAAGGCGGGGATGAGACTGCTGGCGGCGGTACTGATCGGGGCGGCGTCGATGTGGGGCGGTGCGCGGGCGGTGTGGGCCGGAGGGAACGTCCCTCCGATCGTTCCCGTCCAGATTCCGTACGAGGCTCCGCCAAAACTGGAAACCGCTCCGGACACGTCGGTCCCGCAGAACACCGAACCGCTGAGCCAAGAGGAATTGCAGCGCGCGGAGGCGCTGCTTCCCCTGCTGGAAGGCAAACAGGAGTTCTGGGCCATGGGGGAGTTCGTGCATCTGGGTGAGCCGGTGGTGCCGGTCCTGGTCAAGGCTTTGACCATGTCGGGTCCGCGACTCCGCTACAACGCGATCGAGACGCTGTCGATGTTGAAGGCGACCGCGGCCGTGCCCGCGTTGCTCGAGACCGCCAAGCAGCCGAACGAGATGCCCAGAATCCGTGAGCACGCCTTGCGGGTCGCGGTTCGGCTGGATCCTTCGCAGGCGCCCGTCGCCATCGAACTGATGGCGAAAGACCAGAATCCGACCATCCGGAAGGCCGCGGCGTTCGAATCGCGCTATGTCCGCCAGAAGGCGGTGGTTCCCGTGCTGATTTCGTTGTTGTCCGACGAGGAGCGCTTCGTAGCGATTTCCGCCATCCATTCGCTCTGGCTGTTGACGCGACACGAAAGCGAGATGCACAACTGGGAAGCTTCGACGCAGCAAGAGCGCCAAGAGTGGGCGCAGGAGTGGATCGATTGGTGGAACGCGAGCCAGGAGACGTTCGAGTTGCCGGAGCCGAGAAGGCCGAAGGGGGCTTCTCCGCAAGGGTAA
- a CDS encoding CusA/CzcA family heavy metal efflux RND transporter: MIARIVEISLVQRFLLCTLGISLLFGGLYAFHLLDIVAYPDPSPPMVELITQYHGWSAEEIERQITIPIEVALNGTPGLTDIRSVSIFGLSDIKVYFDFGTDYFFDRQEVLNRLTMVTLPPGAQPTLSPWWAIAEIYRYELAGEHVSLTDLKTIQDWELRREFRRVPGVIDVTAFGGTTKEYHVDIDPGKLISYGVNLPQVMTALANSNANVGGNYLTVGAQNFNIRGLGLINSLADIENVVVAEKEGIPIFVKTLGQVSVGHRVRLGKVGIDDRDDVVEGVVLLQRGYKALSVLEGVRAKVQELNAWKLPEGVKIKTFYDRTVLINTTLETVTDILISGMVLVFVILYLFLGHFRAAVIVALTIPFSLLFTFTMMVLIGQSANLISLGAIDFGIIVDATLIMVESIFYHLAHHRGPGLTPPQQIVRAARQVGRPIFFSTAIIVVAFIPLFTMTGVPGKIFAPMSITYGFALLGALLMAFTLAPVLCSLLLTGPINEQDTAVVRVVRRLYAGTLRWALSHKMIVVGFVLALLATALMALRLLGGEFMPALEEGNLWVRATMPVDISFDQAARLTTEIRQIFRQSPEVTTVASQLGRPDDGTDPTSFFNAEFLANLKPHKEWRPGLSKEKLIAEIEERLKSIPGVIFNFSQVIQDNVEEAMSGVKGENSIKLFGTDLRVMEAKAVEIERVMRRVPGVKDLGIFRLMGQPNLLIEVDREASARYGLQVSDVNAVVQAAVGGQAVTKVYEGERLFDLVVRFLPEFRQDPEAIGNILVSTPNGARIPLKQMASITTQTGAFIIYRENNRRYIPIKFSVRDRDLASTVQEAQARLAREVRLPERYAMEWAGQYDQLKDEQKRLTKVVPLSLVIVLFLLYTAFNSVKNALLVLVTVPFALIGGVLSLVATNTHFSISAAVGVISTLGVAILGGVLLISRIEDFRRSGMPLTESIMKGADVQMRPILMATLAAAIGLLPAAVATGIGSQAQRPLARVVVGGMLTAAVLILLVLPVLYDIVHRRRDGRET; this comes from the coding sequence ATGATCGCACGAATCGTTGAAATTTCCCTCGTTCAGCGGTTTCTCCTCTGCACCCTCGGCATCAGTCTTCTCTTCGGCGGGCTCTACGCCTTTCACCTCCTCGACATCGTCGCCTACCCGGACCCCTCCCCGCCGATGGTCGAATTGATCACCCAATATCACGGGTGGTCGGCCGAGGAGATCGAACGTCAGATCACCATTCCCATCGAGGTGGCGCTCAACGGCACGCCGGGGCTCACCGACATTCGGTCGGTGTCCATTTTCGGCCTCAGCGACATCAAGGTCTATTTCGACTTCGGCACCGACTATTTCTTCGACCGGCAGGAGGTGTTGAACCGCCTCACGATGGTAACCCTGCCGCCTGGCGCTCAGCCGACGCTCTCACCATGGTGGGCGATCGCCGAAATCTATCGGTACGAATTGGCGGGAGAACACGTCAGCCTGACCGATCTGAAAACCATTCAGGACTGGGAATTGCGAAGAGAGTTCCGGCGCGTGCCGGGGGTTATCGACGTGACGGCGTTCGGCGGCACCACGAAGGAATATCACGTCGATATCGACCCGGGAAAGCTGATCAGCTACGGTGTCAATCTGCCGCAGGTGATGACAGCGCTCGCCAACAGCAACGCCAACGTCGGTGGCAATTACCTGACGGTCGGGGCGCAGAATTTCAACATTCGAGGATTGGGGCTGATCAACAGCCTCGCGGACATCGAGAACGTGGTGGTGGCGGAAAAGGAGGGGATTCCGATTTTCGTGAAGACCCTCGGCCAGGTGTCCGTCGGCCATCGCGTGCGTCTGGGAAAAGTCGGGATCGACGATCGCGACGACGTGGTCGAAGGCGTGGTGCTGCTGCAACGCGGGTACAAGGCGCTGTCCGTACTCGAGGGGGTCAGAGCGAAGGTCCAGGAGTTGAATGCCTGGAAACTGCCCGAAGGCGTGAAAATTAAAACGTTTTACGACCGCACGGTTCTGATCAACACCACGCTGGAGACGGTGACGGACATCCTCATCAGCGGCATGGTCCTGGTGTTCGTCATCCTGTATCTGTTTCTCGGCCATTTCCGCGCGGCCGTGATCGTCGCGTTGACCATTCCCTTCTCGCTGCTCTTCACGTTCACCATGATGGTGCTGATCGGGCAGTCCGCCAACCTCATCTCGCTCGGGGCCATCGACTTCGGCATTATCGTGGATGCGACGCTGATCATGGTGGAGAGCATCTTCTACCATCTGGCCCATCACCGCGGTCCCGGATTGACGCCGCCGCAGCAGATCGTCCGGGCGGCCCGCCAAGTCGGGCGCCCCATCTTTTTTTCGACGGCGATCATCGTCGTGGCCTTCATTCCCCTGTTCACGATGACCGGCGTGCCGGGCAAGATCTTCGCGCCCATGTCCATCACGTACGGTTTCGCGCTCCTGGGCGCGTTGCTGATGGCCTTTACGCTGGCGCCGGTGCTGTGCTCGCTGCTGCTGACCGGCCCGATCAATGAGCAGGACACGGCCGTGGTCCGCGTGGTCCGCCGTCTGTACGCGGGGACGTTGCGCTGGGCCCTGTCGCACAAAATGATCGTGGTGGGCTTCGTGCTGGCGCTGCTCGCGACGGCGCTCATGGCCCTCCGATTGTTGGGCGGCGAATTCATGCCGGCGTTGGAGGAGGGAAATCTGTGGGTGCGGGCGACCATGCCGGTGGATATCTCATTCGACCAGGCGGCGCGGTTGACGACCGAGATCCGGCAGATCTTCCGGCAATCCCCCGAGGTGACGACGGTCGCCTCGCAGCTCGGACGGCCCGACGACGGGACCGACCCCACCAGCTTTTTCAACGCGGAATTCCTGGCCAACCTGAAGCCGCACAAAGAGTGGCGACCCGGCCTGAGCAAAGAGAAGCTGATTGCGGAGATCGAAGAGCGACTCAAGTCGATCCCCGGGGTCATCTTCAATTTCTCGCAGGTGATTCAGGATAACGTCGAGGAGGCCATGTCCGGGGTCAAGGGCGAGAACTCCATCAAATTGTTCGGGACCGACCTGAGAGTCATGGAAGCGAAAGCCGTGGAGATCGAGCGGGTGATGCGGCGGGTGCCGGGCGTCAAGGACCTGGGCATTTTCCGTCTGATGGGACAACCCAACCTGCTGATCGAGGTGGATCGGGAGGCCAGCGCCCGGTACGGGCTCCAGGTGTCTGACGTCAATGCGGTGGTCCAGGCGGCGGTCGGCGGGCAAGCCGTCACGAAAGTCTACGAAGGCGAGCGGTTGTTCGATCTCGTCGTCCGGTTTCTTCCCGAGTTTCGGCAGGATCCCGAGGCGATCGGGAACATTCTGGTCAGCACGCCGAACGGCGCGCGCATTCCGCTCAAGCAGATGGCCAGCATCACGACTCAGACCGGCGCGTTCATCATCTATCGGGAGAACAACCGCCGCTACATCCCGATCAAGTTCAGCGTGCGGGATCGGGACTTGGCCAGCACGGTGCAGGAGGCGCAGGCCCGACTGGCCAGGGAGGTGCGTCTTCCCGAACGCTACGCTATGGAGTGGGCGGGCCAGTACGATCAGTTGAAGGACGAGCAAAAGCGGCTGACCAAGGTCGTGCCGCTCAGCCTCGTCATCGTTCTGTTTCTCCTCTACACGGCCTTCAATTCGGTCAAGAACGCGTTGCTGGTCCTCGTCACGGTGCCGTTCGCGCTCATCGGCGGCGTGCTCTCCCTGGTCGCGACGAACACGCATTTCAGCATCTCCGCGGCGGTCGGCGTCATTTCGACCCTGGGGGTGGCAATCCTAGGGGGCGTGTTGTTAATCTCTCGTATCGAGGATTTCCGCCGCTCCGGCATGCCTCTTACGGAGTCGATCATGAAGGGGGCGGATGTTCAGATGCGGCCGATCCTGATGGCGACGCTGGCGGCGGCGATCGGGCTCCTGCCGGCGGCCGTGGCGACGGGCATCGGATCGCAGGCGCAGAGGCCGCTCGCGAGGGTCGTGGTGGGCGGGATGCTGACGGCCGCGGTGCTGATTCTCCTCGTGCTGCCGGTGTTGTATGATATCGTGCACCGACGACGCGATGGACGAGAAACCTAA
- the moeB gene encoding molybdopterin-synthase adenylyltransferase MoeB, producing the protein MDFTDEQIQRYSRHIILQDVGGKGQKKLARAKVLVIGAGGLGSPAALYLAAAGVGTIGLVDGDVVDLSNLQRQILHTTASVGKPKVESGLKTLAALNPDVTVKTYQFHVDADNIMGLLHDYDVILDGSDNFSTRFLVNDACFFAKKTLISGSIFRFEGQLTTIKPHEGYPCYRCLYPEPPPAGLVPNCQEAGVLGVLAGTIGVLQASEAIKEILGIGETLADRLLIYDALEMKFRKVSRPKDPGCPLCGAHPTITDLGGNYTVTCSI; encoded by the coding sequence ATGGACTTCACTGACGAACAGATCCAGCGGTACAGCCGACATATCATCCTGCAGGATGTCGGCGGGAAGGGCCAGAAGAAGCTGGCGCGGGCCAAGGTGCTCGTGATCGGTGCCGGCGGGTTGGGTTCGCCGGCCGCGCTCTACCTCGCCGCCGCCGGCGTCGGTACGATCGGATTGGTGGACGGCGATGTCGTCGACCTGTCGAACCTCCAGCGACAGATCCTGCACACCACCGCATCGGTCGGAAAGCCGAAGGTGGAATCAGGCCTCAAGACCCTCGCGGCGCTGAACCCGGATGTGACGGTCAAGACGTATCAATTCCATGTCGATGCCGACAACATCATGGGCCTGCTGCACGACTACGATGTCATCCTGGACGGCTCCGACAATTTCTCGACCCGGTTCCTGGTCAATGACGCGTGCTTCTTCGCCAAGAAGACCCTCATCTCCGGCAGCATCTTCCGGTTCGAAGGCCAGTTGACGACCATCAAGCCGCATGAAGGCTACCCCTGCTATCGCTGCCTGTACCCCGAGCCGCCTCCGGCCGGCCTGGTGCCGAACTGTCAGGAAGCCGGGGTCTTGGGCGTGCTCGCCGGCACCATCGGGGTGCTGCAGGCGTCCGAAGCGATCAAGGAAATCCTCGGCATCGGCGAAACGTTGGCCGACCGGTTGCTGATCTACGATGCGCTGGAGATGAAGTTCCGGAAGGTATCCAGACCGAAAGACCCGGGCTGCCCGCTCTGCGGGGCGCACCCGACCATCACCGATCTGGGCGGGAACTACACCGTGACCTGCAGCATCTGA
- a CDS encoding M67 family metallopeptidase → MPDLKIPRRILDQIVAHARELDPYECCGLLAGNDRTVTHIYRIKNVVALDGAEKLAGFDEAKAAHLERLSPRERAEIAFVMDSHDLALAQKDMRKRGLELQVVYHSHPNDPARPSVTDIKIATEYEDYWGKINLPVPAYLLISLQDKAKPDIRTYWIRKGRVTPADIQTI, encoded by the coding sequence GTGCCCGACCTCAAGATCCCCCGGCGCATTCTGGACCAAATCGTCGCCCACGCCCGGGAACTCGATCCCTATGAGTGCTGCGGGTTGCTGGCCGGAAACGATCGGACCGTCACGCACATCTACCGGATCAAGAACGTGGTCGCGCTCGACGGCGCGGAAAAGCTGGCCGGCTTTGATGAAGCCAAGGCGGCCCACTTGGAGCGCCTCTCTCCCCGGGAACGGGCGGAGATCGCCTTTGTCATGGATTCCCATGATCTGGCTCTGGCTCAGAAGGATATGAGGAAACGGGGCCTGGAGCTGCAGGTCGTCTACCATTCCCATCCCAACGACCCGGCCCGGCCGTCGGTCACCGACATCAAGATCGCGACCGAATACGAGGACTACTGGGGGAAGATCAACCTGCCGGTTCCCGCCTATCTGCTCATTTCGCTTCAAGACAAAGCCAAGCCCGACATCCGGACCTACTGGATCCGGAAGGGTCGGGTGACACCGGCGGATATTCAAACGATCTGA
- a CDS encoding ABC transporter ATP-binding protein, producing MNSLLRVLTYLKPYRFLALITLCFAGLATAMELVPPWLVKVVIDDVIAAKRPELLPWTLAGLLLAYGLKNLCASLRIRFNNTLEQRVVHDLRAQVFAALQRLSLGYFENRATGEIMSRVNNDTEHVERIFIDGLEGMLTASLTLVGIAIMLFSLNWKLALLSLIPIPVLIMSALKFTARVHTYYHRIRKSAAELNAYLQDALSGIRETMGFNQQAYEQQRFNRLSQEYSRSNLLAMRLWSIYSPGMIFVGSAGTLLILWYGTGEVLAGALTVGELVMFLSYLALFYVPINQIHSVNHMLQHALAASERVFDVLDTAPEVRDRPGAVRPVARLRGDVRFDRVSFHYRADAPVLSDVTLTVKPGERVALVGPSGAGKSTMLKLLMRFYDIRSGAITIDGYDLRDLPLAFLRSQIGLVQQEPFLFNGTVRENIAYGDLSADQEKIEAAARAARAHEFIMDLPEGYDTWIGERGVKLSVGQKQRVSIARVLLKDPPIVIFDEATSNIDTETEVKIREALSHLTRGRTTFIIAHRLSTLHAVDRIVVVERGRIVEEGVHEELLNRGGVYAGLYEAQFQI from the coding sequence GTGAACTCCCTTCTCCGCGTCCTCACGTACCTCAAGCCGTATCGCTTCCTTGCGTTGATCACGCTGTGTTTCGCCGGGCTTGCCACGGCGATGGAACTGGTGCCGCCGTGGCTCGTCAAGGTCGTCATCGACGACGTGATCGCGGCCAAGCGGCCGGAGTTGCTGCCTTGGACCTTGGCCGGATTACTGCTGGCCTACGGGCTCAAGAACCTGTGCGCCTCCCTGCGTATCCGATTCAACAATACGCTTGAGCAGCGCGTCGTGCACGACTTGCGGGCCCAGGTCTTCGCGGCTCTCCAACGCCTGTCGCTCGGCTACTTTGAGAACCGCGCGACCGGCGAAATCATGTCGCGGGTCAACAACGATACGGAGCATGTCGAACGCATCTTCATCGACGGGTTGGAGGGCATGCTCACCGCGTCGTTGACTCTGGTGGGCATCGCGATCATGCTCTTTTCGCTGAACTGGAAGCTCGCCTTGCTCTCCCTTATCCCGATTCCGGTTCTTATCATGTCCGCGTTGAAATTCACGGCGCGGGTGCATACCTATTACCATCGCATCCGAAAAAGCGCCGCGGAGCTGAACGCGTATCTGCAGGATGCGTTGTCCGGCATCAGGGAGACGATGGGGTTCAACCAGCAGGCCTACGAGCAGCAACGGTTCAACCGGTTAAGCCAGGAGTACAGCCGGAGCAACCTCCTGGCGATGCGTCTCTGGTCGATCTATTCGCCGGGAATGATCTTCGTGGGCAGCGCGGGCACGCTGCTGATCCTGTGGTACGGGACCGGAGAGGTGTTGGCCGGAGCGCTGACGGTCGGTGAGTTGGTGATGTTCCTATCTTATTTGGCGCTCTTTTATGTTCCGATCAATCAAATCCACTCCGTCAACCATATGCTGCAACATGCGCTCGCGGCCAGCGAGCGCGTGTTCGACGTGCTGGACACCGCGCCGGAAGTCCGGGATCGGCCCGGAGCGGTCAGGCCGGTCGCGCGATTGCGGGGCGACGTTCGTTTCGATCGGGTGTCGTTTCACTATCGCGCGGACGCGCCCGTGCTGTCGGACGTCACACTGACGGTGAAACCGGGCGAACGGGTGGCTTTGGTCGGTCCGAGCGGGGCGGGCAAGAGCACGATGCTCAAGCTCCTCATGCGTTTCTATGACATCCGATCCGGCGCGATCACGATCGACGGCTACGATCTGCGGGACTTGCCGCTTGCCTTTCTCCGGAGCCAGATCGGGTTGGTGCAGCAGGAGCCGTTCCTGTTCAACGGCACCGTGCGCGAGAATATCGCGTACGGCGATCTGTCCGCGGATCAGGAGAAAATCGAGGCGGCGGCCCGCGCGGCCCGCGCTCATGAGTTCATCATGGATCTGCCGGAGGGGTACGACACCTGGATCGGAGAGCGCGGGGTCAAGCTCTCGGTCGGCCAGAAGCAACGGGTCTCCATCGCGCGCGTTCTTCTGAAGGACCCGCCCATCGTCATCTTCGACGAGGCTACGTCCAATATCGACACGGAAACCGAGGTGAAAATCCGCGAAGCCTTGAGCCACCTGACCCGCGGGCGGACGACGTTCATCATCGCGCACCGGTTGTCGACGCTCCACGCCGTCGACCGCATCGTCGTGGTGGAACGCGGCCGCATCGTCGAGGAAGGCGTGCACGAGGAGTTGTTGAATCGAGGCGGAGTGTACGCGGGGCTCTACGAGGCCCAGTTCCAAATCTAG
- a CDS encoding NIL domain-containing protein has product MPSLRFHIRFPEEKIKEPIIYQIGHEYKVVTNVRRADVRETTGWMDVELTGETAEIERAVQGLREKGCIVDPIELNVVE; this is encoded by the coding sequence ATGCCGAGCCTTCGCTTTCACATCCGGTTCCCTGAGGAAAAGATCAAGGAACCGATCATTTATCAGATCGGCCACGAGTACAAGGTCGTGACCAACGTCCGGCGGGCCGATGTGCGGGAAACCACGGGCTGGATGGACGTCGAACTGACCGGCGAGACCGCGGAAATCGAGCGGGCCGTCCAGGGGCTGAGAGAGAAAGGTTGCATCGTCGATCCGATCGAGTTGAACGTGGTGGAATGA
- a CDS encoding efflux RND transporter periplasmic adaptor subunit, with protein sequence MKWQEARGERRWVAMLAVLCAVLASCGRAEEPSQSNAATPPVSPAPAPVAEAQPRIETAVVDYSPVKPALVLAGKVAYGEDRYSKISSPLQGRVVEVRVHLGDHVKAGDTLLVIDSPDITAAYSDFIKEASELEYATRAYELAKDLYETKALPQKDLKQAENDLIKARAEFRRAKERLLSLRVPAAELEKPLAQQRITSRFEMKSPLAGTVVERFVTPGQSVGGDPSQVLFTIADLDTLQVVADVYERDLALVKVGQVARVTVEAYPGVMFPAAIASVGDVVDPNTRTIKVRAWVNNEDRRLKPEMFARLNIDVGDTTPFLAIPKEAVLEADGKHFVYVVEGPDRYVKREIKVASVSPEQFRVLEGLSPGQRIVVKGAVLIKGQEVKG encoded by the coding sequence GTGAAGTGGCAAGAGGCGAGAGGCGAGAGGCGATGGGTTGCGATGCTTGCCGTCTTGTGCGCGGTGTTGGCCTCCTGCGGGCGGGCGGAGGAGCCCTCCCAGTCCAATGCGGCGACTCCTCCGGTGTCACCGGCGCCGGCGCCCGTCGCCGAGGCGCAGCCGCGCATCGAAACCGCGGTGGTGGATTACAGTCCGGTCAAACCGGCACTGGTGCTGGCCGGCAAGGTGGCGTACGGCGAGGATCGCTATTCGAAGATCTCGTCTCCGCTGCAAGGGCGGGTCGTCGAGGTGCGCGTTCATCTGGGAGACCACGTGAAGGCTGGCGACACGCTGCTCGTGATCGATAGTCCGGACATCACGGCGGCCTACTCCGACTTTATCAAGGAAGCGTCGGAGCTGGAGTATGCGACCAGGGCCTATGAGCTCGCCAAGGATCTGTACGAGACCAAAGCCTTGCCCCAGAAGGATCTGAAGCAGGCGGAGAACGACTTGATCAAGGCCCGAGCCGAGTTTCGCCGGGCCAAGGAACGGCTCCTGTCGCTCCGCGTGCCGGCGGCCGAGTTGGAGAAACCCCTTGCTCAGCAGCGCATCACCTCCCGCTTTGAGATGAAGAGCCCGCTGGCCGGCACCGTGGTGGAGCGCTTTGTCACGCCGGGTCAATCCGTGGGCGGCGATCCGTCGCAGGTGCTGTTCACGATCGCCGATCTGGACACGCTGCAGGTGGTGGCGGATGTCTACGAGCGCGACCTGGCCTTGGTCAAGGTCGGGCAGGTCGCGCGCGTGACGGTCGAAGCGTATCCGGGCGTGATGTTCCCGGCCGCGATCGCCTCCGTCGGCGACGTGGTCGATCCGAATACGCGGACGATCAAAGTCCGCGCATGGGTCAACAACGAAGACCGCCGGTTGAAGCCCGAGATGTTCGCACGGCTGAACATCGACGTCGGCGATACCACTCCGTTCCTGGCGATTCCGAAGGAAGCGGTGCTGGAAGCGGACGGGAAGCACTTCGTCTACGTCGTGGAAGGACCGGACCGGTATGTCAAGCGGGAGATCAAAGTCGCCAGCGTGTCCCCCGAACAGTTTCGGGTTCTCGAAGGGCTCTCTCCGGGCCAGCGCATCGTTGTCAAAGGCGCGGTGCTGATCAAGGGCCAGGAAGTGAAGGGATAG